ATGAGGTAGTAAAGGGCACCCATGATGGCTGTGGCGCGTGACAGTCGCACACAGGGTTGAGGGAGCGGAATAAAAAGGGGGGGCGCCGAAGcaggcaaggccgtcgaTCTCAGTaaagaggccgaggcggcgcgtcgcAAGGATTTGCGACGAAATGGTCAAGACGCAGGCGTCGAGTCAGGCGATTGAGCAAGAAATTGGCTGCTGTGACGAGTGAACAGGTGTTTTTCCTGCCGCGAGGTCTCGCTGCGGTGTCCCGACGCGCTGGTGGGGAGAAGAGAGCAGAGTTAAATatgcagcggcagcggttgGAGGATTTTTAGGAGGTTGCCCAAATTGACCCCACATTTTGGGGGGTGGATGGGGGTTGCGTACCTGCGCACCAAAGAACGGTAGCGTGGCCCCGAAATCTCACTGGGTGACAGCCCTTGGGGGCCCCTGGAGAGACAGGCagcatccatggatccatTGCAGGCTGGCGGTCTTCGGGGTTTCGGTCCTGGAAATCCGCGAGCAGGAAAGCCGTGACACCTCCCAGAAACGGCACCAGTCGTCGGACCCCATCAGCCGATTTCGTGTTCGCAGcccaacaccgccgccacttCCGCCATCGACGACTCGAATTAGAATCTGGAGCGGCCCAGAGCCAAACGTTGGGCGACGAAACTGGCGTCTAGCCAAACGCAACCTACTTCGTgctacgtacttcgtacgtcgTACCTTACGAAGTGAGAGGTGGTACCTTCTCGAGTCCCGCACTACCAGCTAGCTCCACCACGTAGCCTGTACGAAGTATCGTCAAGCTTCCGTGGCAACATGGAAGACCTTCGCCTGTGGCGGGTCGCGACGTGACGGTGCGCGGGTTGCCATCCCGCTCATCAAAGAAGAGGCCAACTGCATCCCTTCCTAGAGTCTCACAGCATGACGGGCCAGCCGAGCCGTACGCGCCTCAACGTGACACTGCCAAACGAGGTGCACCTGAGAACCTGCAGGTGTACTGATACCGCTGGGTGGATGCTGCCACCCACGTGGCCATACACAGCTGCCAAACTAACATACGCGGGTGCTCGATTTGAGAGAGCGGGTGTCGGAGCGTCTTCGGTCTCGGTCTCGCGACGATGCAGTTGTGCGTATTTAAAGGCGTACGCGACTGTGGTGCTTACCCCAACACGAGATGGGACTCGACCTATCTATGGAAATGCCGTAATTGCCCAGAAATATATCACACCACACGCCCCTTTCCTCGAGCCTCTGAGCTGTGAAGCTCTCATGCTCATGCTTTCCAGGTTCAACTGCAAATTTAGGAGGCAGGCATCGCATTACAAGGCGCACCGTGCCTACCATGCGCAACCTCACGGGAGGCAGGAGCAACGCCACAATGTACACCGCTCTTACCTCTTGAGATGGAAGGATGTGGCCTTCAGTCTTGGCATGTTCAACTTCAACAATGTGAACGGTATCGACTGCACCACTTGCCACCGTTATGAATGTGACTCTTCTGCTGCTTGAGCCCAGCTTTCTCGCCTCGCCGTAAGTGACAACAACCATGGCATCTGCACGGCCGGAGCCAAAGCAACGCTTCCTCATCTGGGGCGGAGATGGCTGGATTGCCGGTCACCTCGAAAGACTCCTCAGCCGCCAGGGCAAAGACGtacacaccaccaccgtaCGTATGGAGAATCGCGAGGCCGTCATGCAGGAAATCGCCAGGGTCGGCCCTACTCAcatcctcaacgccgccggctgcaCCGGAAGGCCCAATGTCGACTGGTGTGAGGACCACAAGGAAGCGACTGTTCGATCCAACGTCATCGGAGCACTCAACCTGGCCGACTGCTGTTTTCAGGCTAATATTCACTGCACCGTCTTTGCGACGGGCTGCATCTACCAGTATGACGATGCTCACCCCATTGGCGGGCCTGGATACACGGAGGAAGACGAGCCAAACTTTCGCGGCAGCTTCTACTCGGAGACCAAGGGCCACGTTGAGCCTGTAAGTATGCGGTCGGTCACAAGGCGGGATTGATACCTGAGCTGAATGATGAGTAGATTATGAAGCACTATGGCAACTGCTTGATACTCCGTCTACGCATGCCGGTCAGCGACGACCTTCACCCGCGCAGCTTTGTCACCAAGATCATAGGATATGACCGCGTCGTCAATATCCCGAATAGCAATACCATTCTCCACGACctcttgcccgccgccatcctcttGGCTGAACACGACGAAATGGGTGTTTATAATTTTACGAACCCAGGCGCCATCTCACACAATGAGGTCCTTCAGCTCTTCAAGGAGATTGTCCGACCAGGCCTGACCTATAAAAACTTTAGCGTCATGGAACAAGCGCAGGTTATCAAGGCAGGGCGCAGCAACTGCCAGTTAAGCACGACCAAGCTCGTGGGAAAGCTTCGCGAGTACGATTACGTCGTTCCGGAGGTGCATGATGCCTACCGCCGCTGCTTCAAGAGGATGAGAGCCGGCGGGATTCGTTAGCGGAATCAGGCAATCCGGGCCGCGCTTTGCTTACTTCATATGTTGGTGGCTTTGGACGGTCTCAACTGGGAAACGTCGGTTCGACAGGCGCAGGCTGTATTTGGACGCGAGACGCGTCACCATCTCATGGCCAGTCTCCATGAAATACATGACTGGACTAACGTTACATGTCCAACAAAATTCAAAATCTTGCTGCAGCTCAAAGGAATGGCACGGTTTAGGGTAGCCCAGTTGGACGTGACCATGTTGCCGCGTAGCACGGGATCCCCTAACATCCTAGGCCCGACAATGTGCGCTATGTAGCAGATTGTCGCGGCCTGATCCGATCCCTGTGTTTCGACCTGAAAAGCACAGCAAACGCGCAAGCATTGTCGCCAAAACAGACCACGGGCCATTGTGGCACTCGGAAAAGTGGTCCGTCACCTCGGTATCCTGTCATCTGGTGCGCGAGGGCCGGCCGTCATAGGAGACGCCAGAAGGCCAAGTTGGCACTGCCCCGCCATTACGTAGCGCCGCCTGTCCAGATAGCACCCCAGGCTTCCGCTTGATCAACAAAATTTCCAGCCTTGTCATTACGAGCCGACTCCTGCCCGCGTTCATCGAACGAGCATCGAACCTTTCCTTTTTTTCCGACACGAAGCGCGTTTCCCTACAGAGATACCCCTAGCCCAACATGGTCGTCGACACGGCCTACTACGACACCCTGGGTGTGCAGCCTACGGCCACTGAGCTGGAGATCAAGAAGGCTTACCGCAAGCTGGCCATCATCCACCACCCTGGTGCGTCCCCTATTCTCCGTCAGCGTCGCGCGCTCGACTTGTCTTTTatggcgccgtcggcatgTTACTGGCGACGCTTGGACTGATCAGAGATACAGACAAGAACCCCAACGACCCGACCGCACACGAAAAGTTCCAGGCCATTGGCGAGGCATACCAGGTGCTGTCCGATAaggagctgcgcggcgcATACGACAAGTTCGGCAAGGACCATGCTAAGCCTCAGGAGGGATTtgccgacccggccgagtTCTTCACCTCGATATTCGGAGGCGAGGCATTTGTCGACTGGATCGGCGAGATCAGTCTGATGAAGGACCTCACGGCTACAATGGACATCACCATGAAGGAGGAGATagaggaggccgaggcccaggcccaggcAGAAGCTGCCGCGCAGGagggcgctgcggcggccaaAGATGATGCTGATTTCCCGGGCACCGaagaggccaagaaggcgaGCCTGAAAGAGcagaccaccgccgccgaaggtgccgccgcggctgctcCGCCACCGACAGTagttgtcgaggacgagaagggTGCTCCCAAGGCGCCCTCTCCTGGTgtcgcgccgacgccgcccgtccggTCGAATGCCACGtctcccgcgccgtcgtcgagctctcGAAGCCGAACGCAGATCCCGCTCCGGCCGGCCCTCACCGAAAAGGCGCACAGCGAGTCTCCCGATCGCGAGCTGtccgaggaggcgctcaagcaaaaggagaagaagaaaggcgGGCTCAGCAAGGAGCAGCGtgagcagcttgccgagTTCGAAAGGGAGCGTGCCCGCGTCCGCAAGGAGCGGGTAGACATGCTGTCGCAGAAGCTGCTCGATCGGATCAGTGTCTGGACCGAGACGGACAAGGGCTCCGACGTAACCAAGGCATTCCGAGAGAAGATGCGTCTCGAGGTAGAGAACCTCAAGATGGAGTCGTTCGGCATCGACATTCTTCACGCCATCGGGCACACGTACGTCTCCAAGGCCTCTGGCCTGCTGCGCAGTCAAAAGTTCCTTGGAATTGGCGGCTTCTTCAGCCGCTTGAAGGACAAGGGCACGCTCGTCAAGGACACCTGGAACACCATCAGCAGCGCCATTGACGCGCAGCAGACCATGGAGGACATGGCCaagatggaggagaagggtGGCGACGACTGGACCGACGAGAAGCGCGTCGAGTACGAGCGTCGTGTCACGGGAAAGATTCTCACTGCGGCATGGAGAGGCAGCAAGTTTGAGATCCAGAGCGTGCTTCGCGAAGTCTGCGACGCTGTGCTTTACGACAAGAAGGTCCCGCTCTCGAAGCGCCTGGAACGCGCACAGGCTCTCGTCCTGATAGGCGACGTCTTCAACAAGGTGAGTGCCGCTTCTCTCGCGGGATACGAGGATGCGAAACAATCAGTCAGCTAACAAACGTGGGACGTAGGCTGCGCGATCAccagaggaagaaggcgactacctcgtcttcgagcagctcgttgccgaggcggccatgaaGAAAGAtaaggacgaggagaagcggaagaaggacaagaagggcggccatcatcatcatcacgagaccgccgaggccacggcTGCGGAAGCTCCCAATGTGCCGAAGCAATAAGCTCGGCGGATGCAGTAAGAGATTGGCATTGAGTGGAATGTATAGAACGGCATGTGAAGCCATAGACTTGTTTGAGCGGTGGGATGCGGGTGTTGGTTTCCTCTCCTCATATTCGATAGGCTTCaggaagagagagatggaTATGGGCCTAGTGGCATGATCGCGGTGAGCATGGATAAATACCTAGGTAGTATATGATTTACATTCAACTCTGCCATCTCTCGCCCAGGGGTATCTCTCTAGTCGGTATGTCTATGCAATGCCAGGCTCATCAGGGTACAAATCGGTAGTCTAGTCGCAAACTAGTCCATCTTGTCCATCTCGCTCTCTTCCTTGCCAGCCTCCGGCTCTTCCACGAGCAACCCGACCAAGCAGGCCGCCAGCATAGTCTCGTAGTTCACCCAGGGGTGAATCTCGCCAAAGAGTttggtgccgtcgcggcccgcACCGCGCATCAGCTCCGGCACACCTCCGGGGTGGAACTTTGCGTACGGCGTAACGTTGTAGACCTTTCCGTTGATGGCCATCCAAgcgtccttgcccttgcggCCCGTCTGGCGCTTGAGCATGGACGGAGTGACGCGCAGAAAGGGCGTGGAGGCGTCCAGGCCGCGGAGGTCCGCGTTGGGGCCAGAGATGCGCGCCCAGTCGAGCGGCGAGTGGCCTGGTTCGAGGATGATCTTGCGCGAGGGCTTCTGCGGCTTGGAGGAGTGCGTGGGCGGaggggcgaggccgccggggGACAGCGAGGGGGGACCGCGGTTGGGAAcagggccgcgggcgcgctgggcggagTTGGCGGCTGGGAACTGCGGAAGAGTcgggacgcggccgccgggcgaggggcgcgaTGGCCTCGGAGGAGGGGGCATCATGCCCGTAGACGTTGGCGTGGCGGGGGGCTCGTCGGAGAGCGTGAAGGTCGGTACGGGTTGCAGAGGGCGACTGGCAGAAgccttgggcgtcgtcgggctctcgggctcgtcgatgGTCGGCGGCTGGATCGTCGGGGGAAGTGGTGGGGGCGGCATGGCTAGCATGTCGCGCCGCGCGTTGCCCGTTGTCGTCGGTCCgccggcggacgacggcatTCGTGCACTGCCGTTACTCGCCTTTGAATCGTTGCGtatcctcggcgccgtgtcgCCCACTGGTTGTGTGTCTTCCCTCTTCATCCCCTCCTTCTCGTGTAGGGCCCCTTCGGCCggggggctgctgggccCCCGGAGGCCGAGCCATTGCAACATCGAAACGAGCAGCCAGTCGCGGCGGTAGACGATGAGGTAGATGAGTGAAGCGAAGATGACGGACGTCCCCAAGAGGCCCATGGCTATTAATATGGGCGCGGGCGGTTCAACAGGGTGGGGTCGCGCagtgggcgcgcggcgggcggttgttgatgttggatgaggtgacgacgacgggacagAGAAAAACCGAGATCAGGGTCTACGATGAGACAGggctggcgtcgatggcgtgGCGCCTGGGGCCCCGTTGCCCCTCGGTCGGGCGTCATCCCACCTGACGTGGTTGGCTAAGGTGGCGGTACCTTGCctaggggggggggggggggcagccgcccgccactGTCCTCCTAGGTTAGTCCGGAGTGATCCATCAGTTAGTTTGTCGGGTGTATCTTTCCCTGGATGCTGGCCGATTTGGAAATCCTTGGAAGGCCTTCCGCTTCAGGgatcggcagcggcaggcgggGCTTCAGCGCGGCCTCAGCGCGACCTTGCGCTGGGCGG
This region of Purpureocillium takamizusanense chromosome 9, complete sequence genomic DNA includes:
- a CDS encoding uncharacterized protein (EggNog:ENOG503NW1G~antiSMASH:Cluster_9.1~COG:G), giving the protein MASARPEPKQRFLIWGGDGWIAGHLERLLSRQGKDVHTTTVRMENREAVMQEIARVGPTHILNAAGCTGRPNVDWCEDHKEATVRSNVIGALNLADCCFQANIHCTVFATGCIYQYDDAHPIGGPGYTEEDEPNFRGSFYSETKGHVEPIMKHYGNCLILRLRMPVSDDLHPRSFVTKIIGYDRVVNIPNSNTILHDLLPAAILLAEHDEMGVYNFTNPGAISHNEVLQLFKEIVRPGLTYKNFSVMEQAQVIKAGRSNCQLSTTKLVGKLREYDYVVPEVHDAYRRCFKRMRAGGIR
- the CAJ1 gene encoding DnaJ-like protein (COG:O~EggNog:ENOG503NXFB~antiSMASH:Cluster_9.1) — encoded protein: MVVDTAYYDTLGVQPTATELEIKKAYRKLAIIHHPDKNPNDPTAHEKFQAIGEAYQVLSDKELRGAYDKFGKDHAKPQEGFADPAEFFTSIFGGEAFVDWIGEISLMKDLTATMDITMKEEIEEAEAQAQAEAAAQEGAAAAKDDADFPGTEEAKKASLKEQTTAAEGAAAAAPPPTVVVEDEKGAPKAPSPGVAPTPPVRSNATSPAPSSSSRSRTQIPLRPALTEKAHSESPDRELSEEALKQKEKKKGGLSKEQREQLAEFERERARVRKERVDMLSQKLLDRISVWTETDKGSDVTKAFREKMRLEVENLKMESFGIDILHAIGHTYVSKASGLLRSQKFLGIGGFFSRLKDKGTLVKDTWNTISSAIDAQQTMEDMAKMEEKGGDDWTDEKRVEYERRVTGKILTAAWRGSKFEIQSVLREVCDAVLYDKKVPLSKRLERAQALVLIGDVFNKAARSPEEEGDYLVFEQLVAEAAMKKDKDEEKRKKDKKGGHHHHHETAEATAAEAPNVPKQ
- a CDS encoding Cytochrome-b5 reductase (BUSCO:EOG09264EGS~EggNog:ENOG503P2DH~antiSMASH:Cluster_9.1~COG:C); the protein is MGLLGTSVIFASLIYLIVYRRDWLLVSMLQWLGLRGPSSPPAEGALHEKEGMKREDTQPVGDTAPRIRNDSKASNGSARMPSSAGGPTTTGNARRDMLAMPPPPLPPTIQPPTIDEPESPTTPKASASRPLQPVPTFTLSDEPPATPTSTGMMPPPPRPSRPSPGGRVPTLPQFPAANSAQRARGPVPNRGPPSLSPGGLAPPPTHSSKPQKPSRKIILEPGHSPLDWARISGPNADLRGLDASTPFLRVTPSMLKRQTGRKGKDAWMAINGKVYNVTPYAKFHPGGVPELMRGAGRDGTKLFGEIHPWVNYETMLAACLVGLLVEEPEAGKEESEMDKMD